In one Heteronotia binoei isolate CCM8104 ecotype False Entrance Well chromosome 1, APGP_CSIRO_Hbin_v1, whole genome shotgun sequence genomic region, the following are encoded:
- the THSD1 gene encoding thrombospondin type-1 domain-containing protein 1 isoform X2, whose translation MWREKGQGAHVIIRMRQALKEFSNLLLVVLCDHVLGAMEYLLLQQPAHVALSNSTISLEFHHYYDGNVTLKNMSILLLEAGTNQTVAEKQLSQNQYQDIVVFECYHFKSVGSHWFRIVSEISNSTNTWWNEDSLPLIVKWPEFHIDLRRTSERHGNSLQLGLFTNEYLCPINKTVIYLDVILTSSLYDLGKLISNETVGLRTRKELSLSRSQWVTVDCHVVDQLAYVAALLKSAKKHSIIASVGPVELVHRFGYKIIVTQETMCESSIVVSVIPPPCTSAGGHIAVFKDPLELPSQKAPTIHEDILKPDDNQIEFNCTLFDEGTNKYCFEFRRLSRIDFLPQAKECVLILRNIGHWSLWQAWSPCSVTCGDGVRERYPTKFTPTSTLQPEGGQGSSDNLVTITGISLCLSIIFATILITLWRKLCKAQKCSTSVRCDSTHSPSFRKNSDEENIYQGRQQRESFSEGRKDPYSESLEIPLNFRRSHHFNQEEERGGEVSGTESIQANAQKLIPPIFSYRLAQQQLKEMKKKGLTETTKVYHVSPSPLSDTMSTENQEAAATANKFRIKSPFLEQPPNHLNISGERPCSRGDFPQANPILSPSQSLIHQLRYQNRGEQLGSGYPRCSQFRRTASFHEMRKAKPFRKRSMSTLPPHRTPHYPCRARKWDCVSEEQYQAKSKDITENLEAFHLYQSTANEPLTYETQIPQTLEPLGKKPDLVISPQPASQVLCVERLEQRRNKKLPLQNHRDIWRKEIPILAVRENQQRANTLSPMQYRKSKCQSFPSDPKYHFYDNTSFGLTESELQITDLPGYFGSNEDGETSTLSIEKLVL comes from the exons ATGTGGAGGGAAAAGGGGCAGGGAGCCCATGTGATCATCAGAATGAGACAGGCACTGAAAGAGTTTTCCAATCTTCTGCTGGTTGTGCTCTGCGATCATG tTCTGGGAGCAATGGAATATCTTCTGCTCCAACAACCAGCTcatgtagctttaagcaacagtaCCATCTCACTTGAATTCCACCATTATTACGATGGAAATGTGACACTGAAAAACATGTCCATCTTGCTGCTCGAAGCTGGCACCAACCAAACTGTTGCAGAAAAACAGCTCTCACAAAACCAATACCAAGATATTGTGGTATTTGAGTGTTACCATTTTAAGAGTGTGGGGAGCCACTGGTTCAGAATAGTCTCTGAGATCAGCAACAGCACCAATACCTGGTGGAATGAAGATAGTCTTCCTCTAATTGTGAAGTGGCCTGAATTTCATATCGATCTACGGAGGACCTCAGAGAGACATGGGAATTCCCTTCAGCTTGGGCTGTTTACCAATGAATATTTATGTCCGATTAATAAGACAGTGATTTATCTGGATGTAATACTAACTAGCAGCTTGTATGATTTAGGAAAATTGATCTCAAATGAGACAGTAGGCCTGAGAACTCGCAAAGAACTGTCTCTTTCTAGGTCTCAGTGGGTGACAGTTGACTGTCATGTTGTTGATCAGTTAGCATACGTtgcagccttactgaaatcagcaAAGAAGCATTCCATCATTGCTTCAGTGGGACCTGTGGAACTTGTGCACAGATTTGGATACAAGATCATTGTAACACAAGAAACAATGTGTGAATCTTCCATTGTGGTTTCAGTCATTCCTCCCCCATGCACTTCTGCTGGGGGGCACATTGCTGTATTCAAGGATCCGCTTGAACTTCCGAGTCAGAAAGCACCAACGATACACGAAGATATCCTGAAGCCAGATGACAACCAGATAGAATTCAATTGTACTCTGTTTGACGAGGGAACAAATAAATACTGTTTTGAGTTTAGACGTCTGAGCCGGATTGATTTCCTACCGCAAGCAAAAGAATGCGTGCTAATTCTAAGGAATATTG GACACTGGAGTCTTTGGCAGGCCTGGAGTCCATGTAGCGTGACCTGTGGGGATGGTGTCCGTGAGCGTTATC CCACTAAATTTACACCCACCAGTACTCTGCAACCTGAAGGAGGCCAGGGGAGTAGTGATAATCTGGTAACTATTACTGGCATATCTCTGTGCCTGTCCATCATCTTTGCAACCATCCTTATCACTTTATGGAGGAAGCTTTGTAAAGCCCAGAAATGTAGCACCTCTGTGCGCTGTGactccacccactcacccagctttcGGAAGAATTCTGATGAGGAGAATATCTACCAAGGGAGACAGCAGCGAGAGAGCTTTTCTGAGGGAAGAAAAGACCCTTATTCAGAATCTCTTGAAATACCCTTGAATTTCAGGAGAAGCCATCATTTTAATCAAGAAGAAGAACGAGGAGGAGAAGTGTCTGGTACTGAGAGCATTCAGGCCAACGCTCAAAAACTAATCCCCCCTATTTTCAGCTATCGCCTTGCCCAGCAGCAGTTgaaagaaatgaagaagaagGGTCTCACAGAAACAACCAAGGTGTATCACGTTTCCCCAAGCCCTCTGAGTGACACCATGAGCACAGAAAACCAGGAGGCAGCAGCGACAGCAAACAAGTTTAGAATCAAGTCTCCCTTTCTGGAGCAGCCACCCAACCATCTCAACATATCTGGGGAAAGACCATGTTCTAGGGGGGATTTTCCACAGGCCAATCCCATCCTGAGTCCCAGCCAGTCCTTAATTCATCAACTAAGATATCAAAACAGAGGAGAGCAGCTAGGATCAGGCTATCCAAGATGCTCACAGTTCCGACGAACAGCTAGTTTTCATGAAATGAGAAAAGCCAAGCCATTCAGAAAGAGAAGCATGTCTACCCTTCCACCACATCGCACCCCACACTACCCTTGCCGAGCCAGAAAGTGGGACTGCGTTTCAGAAGAACAGTATCAAGCTAAATCTAAAGACATCACTGAAAATTTGGAAGCGTTCCACCTGTATCAAAGCACTGCTAATGAACCCCTGACCTATGAGACACAGATTCCCCAGACACTGGAACCTCTTGGGAAAAAGCCAGATTTGGTCATTAGTCCTCAACCTGCATCCCAGGTATTATGTGTTGAAAGACTGGAGCAGAGGAGAAACAAAAAGCTCCCCCTTCAGAACCACAGGGATATTTGGAGGAAAGAAATTCCCATATTGGCTGTCAGAGAGAATCAACAGAGAGCAAATACTCTTAGCCCTATGCAGTATAGAAAGAGCAAGTGCCAGAGCTTCCCATCTGATCCCAAATACCACTTTTATGACAACACTTCCTTTGGTCTCACTGAATCAGAACTGCAAATCACTGATTTGCCTGGATATTTTGGCTCAAATGAAGATGGTGAGACAAGTACTCTAAGCATTGAAAAACTGGTGCTCTGA
- the LOC132567618 gene encoding fibrinogen-like protein 1, with amino-acid sequence MTTQMLLLLLLLLVPFCSPSPRFLEEHNCLLENSKLQQRLKMLQNLSHLCELQLKDLLGNNYHRKKSKIFSAMRIQQNTVLPTTSGNLLVYDQDCAMVLNSGKTESGYYRIKPRKDREPFLVYCDMSDGEGWTVIQRRSSGKENFYRRWADYKQGFGQLQSKDDEYWLGNDKIYDLLLRGETSLKIDLMDWQGETRYAIYDNFQMKNGKDKYRIWFGTFSGTAGDALSGGGNYEQQWSASLSGMQFSTYDRDNDRFLKSSCAEENKSGWWFNRCHAANLNGQYYKDGAYNGSFDNGVVWATWRGLWYSLKYTAMKIRLLPFADIQSGDGEH; translated from the exons atgacGACTCAAATgcttctgctgttgctgctgctgcttgtgcCGTTCTGTTCACCATCACCTCGATTTCTG GAAGAGCATAACTGCCTGTTAGAAAACAGTAAACTACAACAGAGGTTAAAAATGCTCCAAAACCTATCCCATTTGTGTGAACTGCAGCTGAAAGACCTTTTGGGGAACAACTATCACAGAAAAAAGAGCAAAATTTTCTCAGCTATGAGAATCCAACAGAATACAGTTTTGCCCACCACTAGCGGGAACCTCTTAGTCTATGACCAAG ATTGTGCAATGGTGCTCAACAGTGGCAAAACTGAAAGTGGCTACTACAGAATTAAGCCAAGAAAAGACAGAGAGCCTTTCCTTGTGTATTGTGACATGTCGGATGGGGAAGGATGGACTGTGATTCAACGGCGCAGCAGTGGCAAAGAGAATTTCTATAG AAGATGGGCTGATTACAAACAGGGGTTTGGACAACTCCAAAGCAAGGATGATGAATATTGGCTGGGGAATGATAAGATCTATGACTTGCTCCTTAGAG GGGAAACATCATTGAAAATTGACCTGATGGACTGGCAGGGGGAGACAAGATATGCAATTTATGACAATTTTCAGATGAAGAATGGGAAG GATAAGTACAGGATATGGTTTGGCACCTTCTCTGGGACTGCAGGGGATGCTTTATCTGGAGGGGGCAATTATGAACAGCAGTGGTCTGCATCACTCAGTGGTATGCAGTTCTCTACCTATGACAGGGACAATGACAGATTCCTAAAGAGCAGCTGTGCAGAAGAGAACAAAAGTGGCTGGTGGTTTAACAG GTGCCATGCTGCAAATCTCAATGGACAATATTACAAGGATGGGGCATATAATGGTTCTTTTGACAATGGAGTAGTTTGGGCAACATGGCGAGGACTGTGGTATTCTCTGAAATACACAGCCATGAAGATCAGGCTCCTTCCATTTGCTGACATACAGAGCGGAGACGGTGAACACTGA
- the THSD1 gene encoding thrombospondin type-1 domain-containing protein 1 isoform X1, whose product MWREKGQGAHVIIRMRQALKEFSNLLLVVLCDHVLGAMEYLLLQQPAHVALSNSTISLEFHHYYDGNVTLKNMSILLLEAGTNQTVAEKQLSQNQYQDIVVFECYHFKSVGSHWFRIVSEISNSTNTWWNEDSLPLIVKWPEFHIDLRRTSERHGNSLQLGLFTNEYLCPINKTVIYLDVILTSSLYDLGKLISNETVGLRTRKELSLSRSQWVTVDCHVVDQLAYVAALLKSAKKHSIIASVGPVELVHRFGYKIIVTQETMCESSIVVSVIPPPCTSAGGHIAVFKDPLELPSQKAPTIHEDILKPDDNQIEFNCTLFDEGTNKYCFEFRRLSRIDFLPQAKECVLILRNIGHWSLWQAWSPCSVTCGDGVRERYRECLASFPVLLKQGCNGMHQEISPCSLEECYTTKFTPTSTLQPEGGQGSSDNLVTITGISLCLSIIFATILITLWRKLCKAQKCSTSVRCDSTHSPSFRKNSDEENIYQGRQQRESFSEGRKDPYSESLEIPLNFRRSHHFNQEEERGGEVSGTESIQANAQKLIPPIFSYRLAQQQLKEMKKKGLTETTKVYHVSPSPLSDTMSTENQEAAATANKFRIKSPFLEQPPNHLNISGERPCSRGDFPQANPILSPSQSLIHQLRYQNRGEQLGSGYPRCSQFRRTASFHEMRKAKPFRKRSMSTLPPHRTPHYPCRARKWDCVSEEQYQAKSKDITENLEAFHLYQSTANEPLTYETQIPQTLEPLGKKPDLVISPQPASQVLCVERLEQRRNKKLPLQNHRDIWRKEIPILAVRENQQRANTLSPMQYRKSKCQSFPSDPKYHFYDNTSFGLTESELQITDLPGYFGSNEDGETSTLSIEKLVL is encoded by the exons ATGTGGAGGGAAAAGGGGCAGGGAGCCCATGTGATCATCAGAATGAGACAGGCACTGAAAGAGTTTTCCAATCTTCTGCTGGTTGTGCTCTGCGATCATG tTCTGGGAGCAATGGAATATCTTCTGCTCCAACAACCAGCTcatgtagctttaagcaacagtaCCATCTCACTTGAATTCCACCATTATTACGATGGAAATGTGACACTGAAAAACATGTCCATCTTGCTGCTCGAAGCTGGCACCAACCAAACTGTTGCAGAAAAACAGCTCTCACAAAACCAATACCAAGATATTGTGGTATTTGAGTGTTACCATTTTAAGAGTGTGGGGAGCCACTGGTTCAGAATAGTCTCTGAGATCAGCAACAGCACCAATACCTGGTGGAATGAAGATAGTCTTCCTCTAATTGTGAAGTGGCCTGAATTTCATATCGATCTACGGAGGACCTCAGAGAGACATGGGAATTCCCTTCAGCTTGGGCTGTTTACCAATGAATATTTATGTCCGATTAATAAGACAGTGATTTATCTGGATGTAATACTAACTAGCAGCTTGTATGATTTAGGAAAATTGATCTCAAATGAGACAGTAGGCCTGAGAACTCGCAAAGAACTGTCTCTTTCTAGGTCTCAGTGGGTGACAGTTGACTGTCATGTTGTTGATCAGTTAGCATACGTtgcagccttactgaaatcagcaAAGAAGCATTCCATCATTGCTTCAGTGGGACCTGTGGAACTTGTGCACAGATTTGGATACAAGATCATTGTAACACAAGAAACAATGTGTGAATCTTCCATTGTGGTTTCAGTCATTCCTCCCCCATGCACTTCTGCTGGGGGGCACATTGCTGTATTCAAGGATCCGCTTGAACTTCCGAGTCAGAAAGCACCAACGATACACGAAGATATCCTGAAGCCAGATGACAACCAGATAGAATTCAATTGTACTCTGTTTGACGAGGGAACAAATAAATACTGTTTTGAGTTTAGACGTCTGAGCCGGATTGATTTCCTACCGCAAGCAAAAGAATGCGTGCTAATTCTAAGGAATATTG GACACTGGAGTCTTTGGCAGGCCTGGAGTCCATGTAGCGTGACCTGTGGGGATGGTGTCCGTGAGCGTTATCGTGAGTGCCTCGCATCATTCCCTGTCCTCCTAAAACAAGGTTGCAATGGGATGCATCAGGAGATTTCTCCGTGTTCTTTGGAGGAGTGCTATA CCACTAAATTTACACCCACCAGTACTCTGCAACCTGAAGGAGGCCAGGGGAGTAGTGATAATCTGGTAACTATTACTGGCATATCTCTGTGCCTGTCCATCATCTTTGCAACCATCCTTATCACTTTATGGAGGAAGCTTTGTAAAGCCCAGAAATGTAGCACCTCTGTGCGCTGTGactccacccactcacccagctttcGGAAGAATTCTGATGAGGAGAATATCTACCAAGGGAGACAGCAGCGAGAGAGCTTTTCTGAGGGAAGAAAAGACCCTTATTCAGAATCTCTTGAAATACCCTTGAATTTCAGGAGAAGCCATCATTTTAATCAAGAAGAAGAACGAGGAGGAGAAGTGTCTGGTACTGAGAGCATTCAGGCCAACGCTCAAAAACTAATCCCCCCTATTTTCAGCTATCGCCTTGCCCAGCAGCAGTTgaaagaaatgaagaagaagGGTCTCACAGAAACAACCAAGGTGTATCACGTTTCCCCAAGCCCTCTGAGTGACACCATGAGCACAGAAAACCAGGAGGCAGCAGCGACAGCAAACAAGTTTAGAATCAAGTCTCCCTTTCTGGAGCAGCCACCCAACCATCTCAACATATCTGGGGAAAGACCATGTTCTAGGGGGGATTTTCCACAGGCCAATCCCATCCTGAGTCCCAGCCAGTCCTTAATTCATCAACTAAGATATCAAAACAGAGGAGAGCAGCTAGGATCAGGCTATCCAAGATGCTCACAGTTCCGACGAACAGCTAGTTTTCATGAAATGAGAAAAGCCAAGCCATTCAGAAAGAGAAGCATGTCTACCCTTCCACCACATCGCACCCCACACTACCCTTGCCGAGCCAGAAAGTGGGACTGCGTTTCAGAAGAACAGTATCAAGCTAAATCTAAAGACATCACTGAAAATTTGGAAGCGTTCCACCTGTATCAAAGCACTGCTAATGAACCCCTGACCTATGAGACACAGATTCCCCAGACACTGGAACCTCTTGGGAAAAAGCCAGATTTGGTCATTAGTCCTCAACCTGCATCCCAGGTATTATGTGTTGAAAGACTGGAGCAGAGGAGAAACAAAAAGCTCCCCCTTCAGAACCACAGGGATATTTGGAGGAAAGAAATTCCCATATTGGCTGTCAGAGAGAATCAACAGAGAGCAAATACTCTTAGCCCTATGCAGTATAGAAAGAGCAAGTGCCAGAGCTTCCCATCTGATCCCAAATACCACTTTTATGACAACACTTCCTTTGGTCTCACTGAATCAGAACTGCAAATCACTGATTTGCCTGGATATTTTGGCTCAAATGAAGATGGTGAGACAAGTACTCTAAGCATTGAAAAACTGGTGCTCTGA